The Kogia breviceps isolate mKogBre1 chromosome 2, mKogBre1 haplotype 1, whole genome shotgun sequence genome segment TTGTGGAGTGTTGTCCTGTGCGTTATAGGATATATAGCAGCACccttggcctctactcactagatgccagtagcaccttcTTCCCTCCACATTACGACAACCGAAACTGTCTCCCGCCATGGCCAGAAGTCCCCTGGGGACGAAATCACCCCTGATTGGGAACCCCAGTGTTTaacataagtctttttttttaatgaaaaataattattttccacaacaaaaaaatgttgAGAGAAAAGTTATCtccttaatagaagacagctgatTCTCATATCCATTCTCTCTTCAGTCATTTGTTTTGAAGAAACAATATGAAGAAGATCCAGCCGCATGCAGATACATAGTTGGAAAAAGGTGTATTTTTAAAGCCTTCAGATAATATATTCTTTGATACTGTACCAAAAGTCTGCATGTGCTAGTTTCTTAAATTAgttaaaatggaattctaaatcATATCAATGAACTTGTAGTAAATACTATGTTAAATTAATACCCATTGATCTGTCATGCATACTGAGTAGGTCTTTTTACCTGTATgtgatattataatattatacctTGGTCATTTGGAAAGTATTGGTTCACATTTCTTTAGACAGTGTCAAAAACTCACTTTTGTTAGTATCACCACCAATCTTACCAGAGAAGTCTTTTAAATATTGAGAAGTTGTCAAGTTCACAATAGAAGGtacaagttttccaaaaatcCTGATATTTTTAGCTTGATGGcttgaattttatcattggcaacaaataaCTTTAGAGTTATTTTTcttgaagtgacaggctcactttgttcatttttgaaagaatgaCTGTCAGTTGTACGTTCAAATAACGATGGTGTTTGATGAAAAAAGTGTTTCAAATAAAGATGGTGTTCGATGAAAAAAATGACTTACCACTAAGTCACAAGTGCTTTTCCTTAACACAGCCATATCTCAGTACGTAAAAGTGCTTAATGCATACTTTCCACTtattcagaatattaaaaagaattaccAAGGTTTAAGAACACTATTAATTTTTACTCTTTTATCAAGGATGTTCTTAAAGCAGAGTTTTAACTGCAAGTGGCAGTGAATAATTGAATGACTTCTAATTCAGTTTGGTACCACTGCCTTGATTCATGCTCAGAAACCAGCAGTTTTACCCACTTTTGCTTTTATACATCCATAGCAAATGTCACACAATGTGAAGGGCAGGTGTCTTAGTATTCTTATAAAAGCAGTTTTGACCTCTTGGGCCTCCTGAAGAGGGGATAGGGGAGAATCCCAGAGGCCTGCAGACCACATTTAGAGAACCGCTGTTTAAATGAGCACAATGTATTAGTGtggtgaaattttaaataaaaagcctggtttcttttaaaataaaaagaattatattttaaactcaAAACCATTTAAAAGAGACAGGAAGAAATACACAATAAGAATataaagaactaaagaggaaaaaaaacaggaaaaaagcatGAATCTCATATTCACATTCATTGAAGTTAGAAGAATTTATTGCCCACCACCACTGCTTTATAAAATGTTCTTGCATATTCCAGCGTGAGGTTAGAGGAGTGAAAATATATTGGTTTACTAGCATTGCCTGTTAGGGAGGGTCAGTGCTTATAAAGGCAACTCTGGCTGGTTGTTGTAGAAAAGATTTCACAGAACTTGATGTGCTGAGTAAAAATAGGTCAAGAAACCTTTCTAAGGGCGGAATCCAGGAGAAGAATTTATAAAACTGTTTGCTTTGTTGAAGGTTAAGCTTCCTCTACCCTCTCTCTACTCCtagcagatattttattttactaagatAGTAACtcctgaattaattttttttaatgcacattcttattttatagaGATGCAGATAGATCCTTGGATATTTTTGATGAAAGATCACATCCACTCACAGtaagtgtcaattttattaaagTTGTATTTTTCTGTTATACAGTTGTGTTTATTTCATGCTGATTTGCTTTGAAATTAATTACTAGAAGAAAATTACTTCCTCCAGCTCGAAGTCAAATTCATCTTCCTTTAAGTCTTCTTCCCCACGCCATGTTGTGTCTAGTCATTTTACCGAAGGCTTGTTATATAAGGGGTTGATGGATAAGAACCGAGTTGCACTTTGTATGAATAGTGAGCAGGTAAGTAAACATACCCAAGTAACAgaaaatgtatctttttaaaggATGATTTTCCATAGCatcaaacaatataaatatttataaataaacctAATATGATAAGACCTctaagaagaaaattagaaaactgtttaaattttaaaccaattaaaatggcaaagttttaaaattcacttctTCGGGTGCTctgtagccacatgtggctggtgactGCTGTATAGGACAGCACATTCTTAGAGCCTTATGGTTACAGGACCCTGGAAATATGTTTTCAGAGTTGATTACAGAAAAGTATGACATATGGTGATCAGCAAGACTTTTGAGCctaaaaatattgggttggccaaaaagtttgtttggttagtgaatatattcaataaaattcttggtgaaaatgaaaactgtgtcttttatttttacttaaaaccaaacgaactttttggccaacccaatagtttacATTTGGTTAGAattctgtggggaggaaggtggaaaTACATAAATTTTCTGAGGTtgtgcctgtatttttctttaatgaatggTGGTGAGTATTGGATCTCTGTGGTGTTGTAGGATCCCactgtttatatttaaaagacTACAAGACATGTCACccaatcaaaattattttaaggggCACGTGGGCCCAAGTGTGAAGACTGCTATCTTAAGGGTACTTTCAAGTATTTTTCTTCAATGGATATTtatactgcatttttttctcctttcagcgAGAAAAGGTTCCAGAGGAATACTTTAAGCATGATCCTGAACACAAATTCATTTACAGATTTGTTCGTACTCTTTTTAGTGCcgcacaactaactgctgaatgtGCAATAGTAACTTTggtaagatattttttttttcctaaagcgTCTGTAGAAATTTCTGTCTTGTACACATGGTATGGTCCTGTTTTTCCCAAATGAAAGTAGGTTCCTGAAATGATCATTCGAAGTTTATTAAGAGAGACCTACCAAAAGAAAGTAACGTTTACACATTTGAGCTTTAATGATCATTACGCTTTAAAATGTTGCCATTGCTTTTCTCATCACAAAACAATTGCTCTTAAAGGCAGCAGCAGAGATTTCTGGTTTCTCCTTCCACACCTGAGGACCCACGTGCACGCGcagtgcacacacgtgcacacagacGACGCATGCTGTGGTGGTAGGGTGGGGCAATTACTACACTATCTGGTCCACGGGCAGAAACAGGTTCCGTGTAATTTGAAGCTGAGTCCCAGACTGCACTGCCTGGGCAGTTCTGATGTGTGTCCTGATTGAGAACTGCTGCCCTCAGCTCTCTGTTCCTTGGATAGTGGTGTTAACCATCCCTGCGGTCCTCTTACCGCCTGCATGTGAAGTTGCCCAGGATTAGGTGCCAGTCCTACTTCACAAGGCTTTACTCTAGGTAGCCTGCTAAGCTACAGCTGTGTAAGGACCTTTTTGCCATCCATTCCGAATTCCTATGGTAAGATTTTATCATTTGAATAATAAATCATATTCAAGTGTGAGGTAGTTGGGATTGTTTTACTCCTCCCTATAGCAGACCTGGAGGGGGGAAAGTCAGCTGCATGGTCTGCAGGGAAGGAATACTTAGGCCACTCACTGCCTGCTCCTGTCAAGGCAGAATTTAGGAGAGGAGGCTTGTCCTTTTGGAAGGAGACCCCTCAGTGGGCACTGGATCAGACACAGGCCTTTTCTTGGAGCTACAGCCCACTTGGAGTGCTTAGCACATGCTTGAGAGAGGCAGGAATGGTGCTTGCGTGGGGAGAGCTAGGAAATGTAGGAAGGAGAGCATTGGGGTTGGAAGAGGGGCATTTCTTCGTAGACAAGTTAAGCTTGATGTACCTGCGAGACAGCAGAATGGCAGTGTCTAGTAATCATGTGAATATATGGGATTGGAGCATGAATCTGAGCTAGAGGGAGGGAATTAAGTGTAGCTGTTCAAATGCAGAGaaagtatgtaaaataaaaagtgggTAGAAGATAGATCTGTAGGGACTATCGGCACTGAAGGGACACACCCCCAGGGGAGTGGCTACAGTGGTAGGGAGACCCAGCAGAGAATCACAAGAGACACCAGGAGAGGGTCAAGAAGGAGAATGGGGTCCAGACGCTAAATGCTACCAAGAAGTTGCTCATGTCATAAATACCCACCGAATACCTACTCTGTGGCAGTTTTCTACATAtgggggggtggaggagagaatAGGTTGGATAAGTACAGTTCTTGCCTTTATGGAGCAAGTGTGGAAGATgtaaatgtttgtgttttttttttttattggagtacagttgatttccagtgttgtgttagtttcaggtgtatagcaaactatgagtttttttttaatgagtattttttaaaagatgactgtTTCAAGTAGTGGTAAAAACCATGATGAAGAGAAAGCAAGGTAAAGGGATAAACTGATTAGAGGGGCTTACTAGCAAGATCAGGAAGAGcctctttaaagaggtaatgtTTGAACCCAGGACCTGGCTGAGCCGAGGAAGATCAGGAACGCTGGCATTACGGGCAGAGGGGACAAGCGCAAGGCTCTGAGACAGGAACGTGTTCTGTGTGTTCAAGGAAAAGCAAGGTGGCCGTTGTGATCAGTGTGGGGAATGAGGGAAAGAACATAGGTGACGAGGTCACAGAAGGACAATGCCGTACCGCACAGGGCCTCGTAACTTGCAGGCCACGGGAAGAAGGTATTTGTTTGATGGGAAACCTCTGGCAGATCTGGAGCAGGCGCATAAAGTACTCTTAATTTAAGAGGCTCTCCTGGCTGCTTTGGGGAGAACAGACTAGTCTGTTGGGAGGCAGAGATACAAGTCAGAAGTGACAGACAGAAGAGCGGTCAGGGTACCAGTGAAGGTAGAGATAACAAGAAGTTCTAACAGACCGGAGCAGGATAACTCAAGCGCAGGTTTTTGGTCCCAGCGGCTGGGCGTGTGGCAGTGCTCTTTCAGTATGAGGGAAGGCCTGGGGAGTGGAGCTCTGGGATGAAGAGCCCTGGGTTGGTAGTGTGAAGGCACCGGTGACCATGGCAAGAGTCGTCTCTGTAAGAGTGGTAGCGGCAGGAGGCTGACTGAAGTGGGCTAAAGAGAGGATGGCAGATGAGGAGCCAGCCTCAGCCCTGAGGACGCCGTCTAGGGGCAGTGGGGGACAGGCTGGGGACGTGTAAGCATTCACTGGAGGAAGCCTCTGACAGGGAGGGAGAAGTTGTTCAAAAAGAGACTAACTGTGGGAACAGTGTTCTGCAGAAGTGAGATGGGATCAACTTCATTCATACAAGAGTCAGCttcagtgaaaagaaagaaatctcactTCCTCCGAGACGGGAGGGCACGTGGGATAAATGAATATCGGCACGTGTACCGAGTTTGCCAGTATAGAGGCGAGAGGAAGTTGAGAGATTGCCAGTGTCGTTTCAGTGCCTCTGATTAGTCCCATAAAGTAGAGAGTTGAACCTTGCCTGGAGAGTCGTTCTTAGGGTACTAGAGAGTGCTGAGTTCTCTGGGGAATGGGAGCAGAATTTCACTAAGAACATATCATCTCAATACCCACGTCTGAAAACACAGTGAGTTTGGAGAGCATTGGCGGATCTGAGCTGTCAATCTGATAACCCCTCGGAGAGTAAACATACTCTTTAAAActggacatttttctttttgtcaaatGGCATATATACTCTTCTGCAGAGGTAACAACAAATCACAGCTTACCTCTGTAATCTTTACTCAGCTGTTAAGTCCATCCAGTTCTTTGTAGGATAGACATTTGATACCTGTAAAAGAGACCATGAAATCATCTCACAAACTGGCAGGTTTAGAGGAGCCGCTGGGATACAGACACAGGCAGCTCTTCCCACCTTAAAACCAAAATAATTGACTAAGCTGCAGATTATGTAAGACAGAAATGAATAATGAAATGATAATGGAGATGCGAAAAATAGGGGATATGAAAAGGACTGCCCTTTGTATGCATGTGTGTTCCTTAAAAAGGCACTAAAATATGGGAATACTTGACAGTTGTAAAGCCCCTTTGTACTGCCTGTCCTGCTGCGCCACACAGCAGCCACTGGGAGGCTCTCTTGACCACCAGTTTTTATCTTCAAGTTCGTGCCACGGAAGGACTGGTTACTCAGAAGAGAAGATAAAGATGTTGCTCAGTCTTACCACAATTTTACACACTCAAGCATTATGTAAAATCGCCATGCAGCCACCACCAGTCTGGTAGGTACATTGCACGTGGTAGGCACTCAAGCATTACTGAACAGTTGAAATCGACACTGGGCTGTATGTGCTGCCCTTTACAAGTGGGTAGGTAATAATAATACAATGCGTGTCTTTAGAATGCCCTTTGCTGAGACGTCCTTTCATTCCTGTGACCAAAATTGGGTTGGAAATTCACACGGGCAGAGTAGAAATATCAGACTAACAGAAATATCTGACTTACAACTGTGACCTGGCCTCTGGCCTTGGCTTGGCTGAGCAAAGTCTTTGTAGAACCTAGGAATAAAAGGCGTGTCAAAAAGAGATGAAATCTGTCATTCCTAACAATTCTTATCACAGCACTTAAACTGAACTAAAATCAAAGATCAGTGCTCTACTTTTGCAGGTTTACTTAGAAAGGCTTTTAACTTATGCTGAGATCGACATTTGCCCCACTAACTGGAAAAGAATTGTTTTGGGAGCCATTCTTCTTGCCTCCAAGGTTTGGGACGATCAGGCTGTATGGAATGTGGACTACTGCCAGATCCTCAAGGACATTACAGTTGAGGACATGTGAGTTTGTAAGGTTATGGTGAACTTTCTAACCATTTTCCAATACCTCATTTGCTCCCATAAAgtttacattttaagaaatgttaCATTTTAAGAAAGGTTACATTGTGTAGAGAGCTGAAATAGACATAAAATTACAGACTTCTTTCTATCTAGCTGTAGTATAACAATTTGTATTTCCCCTCATTAATTGGTAGGTCTTGATGTGTTATTGTTGTAATATTCTGCTTGATagactgaaattatttttctggtgGTTTTTGCCAAACATTTTACAAGCTCACTAGCAGAACAACACGGTACAGTAAGTAACTTCACAGCTTTCTTAAAGCTGTCTACCAGGTCCCGTCCATTTTTAAGGGGCACATGCCTGGTCTTTGAAGCAAGTGGCCTCTAGACTACTGACAGGTTACAATTTCAGCCTGAGTCACACATTGTGTATTTGCTTTTGCtggtctttttctcctttttatctgAGGTTCTGTTGTTACAGAAACTATGATGTACAGGTAGCCACATATAAAGGTTTCAGATCCCTGTGTTCCTGTCTCCTCCCCTAAAGTCTGCTGAGTTAGGAAACGCCTGCCTCTCAGGTAGTCCGGAAAGCATCACTGGGGCCTCACCCAGGGCACTCAGCAAACACAGCGGCACTTTGTGGGGCCTTAAGTTAACTAGGCAGGTTCTCCTCCCTGATGGCACGCTCACACTGGCGTGAAACACCAGGCTTCCAGTCTGGCTCTGGTGAAGGGCCCCAGGGATGGGAAGCAGGGTGAGCCAGAGAGGAATACTTGCAGCAGGAAGCGCCCGCCCGCTTGACAGTGAAAGTGCCTTTGTGGGTGGCATTCAGGAAAATGTGAAAGGACACCTCTTGGTTATACTGGACAGCAGAGGCCGATCAAGGTGGCAGGCAGGGGCAAGAGTTTGTTTTTGTTACCTTTGCCCCTTACTCTAGATAATTCAGAATTACCAAAGTGCATATTTACAGCTGAAGCGAGGAAAGTTGTGACTAAGAGAAGGGACTAGTGACTGTTGTCAGTAGCTGTCAAAGTGGCTTTTGGTGAAAATGTCCACTTTGGTGATAATGTAAACCAGGTGGTCATGGTGATATTGCTGGTAGCAATCTTAGCAAACAGTGTGAGAGCAGCTAATGAATTTGAAATGAATAGAAGTACTTTTGGAAGTTGCAGAAACTAAAGTGACGTTGACCAACACTATCATCAGTCTTTAAACTGGTCCCTTGAAGGAAGGAAAATTTGTAATCGTGAACACCATCCCTGCCATGATGGCAGCTGAAATTTTCTCAGAATCTGCAACTGAGCTGACTGGGGCTCTGGTTCCAGGTACAACGTCAGAGAACATGCAGGGAAATGTGTGGGTGTTCATAGATGTGAGCCCAGGAGCATTGGCGGCAGTGTCCAGCTATGAAGAAACTAATTCTAAACAACGCTTTTCTGTGTAGAACAGAGAATCACCAGGAGCTATGTTTATAACAGGCTGCTTTTGTTTATGATCTTTGGAAGTTGGAAAGCATTACAACAGAGTGTTGAATACACATTTGTTTCATCCCTCTGCTGTTGACTACTATTTGTAATTTGAGTCTGAATTGAAAAATTGCTGTCTATCAGCTTTTCCTTACAACTTTCTAACATCTATGTGtcttgttaaatatatatttcccttCAAAAGAGTAAGTTAAACTGAGCAGCTGCCGTTCAGAAAATTTGCTGCGCCTGTAAATGGTATGGTCTTCAGCCATCTAgccatttaaaaaacaacaaaaaacacagaagATGCATATTCTGTAGGCATAATGCTTTTCTTCAGTAATTAAAACTCTATTAATAGACATGTTAATCCTATGAAGTACTGTATTTCCACacaattaaaatgtattagtggagaaaatataaaagggaTAGTGAAGTGCATTTATTCCTGTAGTAAATTAAGTCCTGATTAGCTGATTATCAAAACattatctgatttacatttctatAGACTTCTGGCCGTATGAACAGGAAATTAATTTTGGAAGTAGGTTCAGTTAGGTTTGAAGTTCAACAAATGAGAAACCTCATCTCTGCTCATACTCTGCTCTCCATACAGGAGAACACGGAGCATCTGTTGATTTATCCAATGGATAAAATAGTAACACTTTAAAACCAAGAAACCAAATGTATTGTAAAATAAGCCACTCGCATGTTTGTTTGGgtatttatcctttttatataatcAACTCTCTAAAGTGATTGCTGTGAAAAGTGGTAAGATTTactctaattttatatttatttacttaaacatTTGGCAAGCAAATGGCTGGATATGGTCATGGAGCAGAAGCCTGCTCCCAACACCCTGCTTTCCCACTCCATTGAACTCGCCCCCTGTGGGCGTGTGCAGTCTGTCCTGGCAAGGGGCGGTAGTCTGAACATGCTGGGCTGCTCTCCTAACACCGGGGGAAACAACTGCTCCATCGGAGGTCATATCTTAAAGTGGGTTTAGTCTAGCTGAGACATAATCTTACTGCCTTCCTAAGCTTAAAAAGTGCATCCTGTCCTGCCATGGTGAAGGCAACTCACCCTAGTAAGGTTAAGGTGAACAGAAACTTGCATTATGCCCTTTGACACAGCCCCATGCACCGAGGGgggtgtggcttatttatttatttacttgagaTGAATCCTTGTTGCCTCAAGAGTTTTCCCCCCTCAGAGATAATAGCAGTGGCTCCCGATGGATCCATTTGTTGCCGTGGTGATGTGCCCACTCCTTTTGTTGGCTCCTCTCTACTTCAATAAGCCCCTTCCTGTCATCAGCCCGGTGAAAATGTCTGCAAGTTCTTCAGAGCTAATAAACAGCATACATCATTCCTTTCATCTGATCACTATAGCGGGGCCTTGTGAGTGAGTGTGGAGCATGAATCGTACAGCTGCACTAATGGAAGTCTGAAGAATGAGCCCCTGAGTCAGCAGCATGAGTGCATAAGAGGGCCATAACCTCTTCCCCCTTGTCCCAAACTCAAAGTGCTGGGATGCAGAAAGGACCGCAAATAGCTGTACCTTGTTTGAACATTAGGGTATTAATCCAGCTGGGTAGCAGTTATTTGTTTCAAAAGAACATTTAGAGCCATCCTAGTAGCTCAGGATggtatttttgatgatagcccaGTCGACTAAAATTGTCCTGTGTTGGTTTTGtcttctcctccaccaggaatGAGATGGAAAGGCACTTCCTGGAGCTACTTCAGTTTAATATTAATGTTCCCGCCAGTGTGTATGCCAAATACTACTTTGACCTTCGCTCCTTAGCAGATGACAACAACCTGAGTTTTCTATTCACTCCTCTTAGCAAAGAAAGAGCACAGAACTTAGAGGTAAGGCTGTGAAATCACTAACTGGGGTTTTCTGTCAGCCACCAGAAGCCACATCTGTAGCTAAAATATATTAAGCAgtgattaagaaaatggaaagctgTTAACAGTTTGAAGAGCTTATTAACCCGTTGGCATCATATTTCCTGCGTCTTTTATGGTTTATACAGGGATCtcacattataataaaaaaaaaattgtctcttcTGTAACCATAATTCAGAATACTTTAAATCATATTTAATCTGTTCTTAATGGTTTTCCATTTGAACCTCTACACTTACATATAACCATACatgaataatttcttaaaattgtatCCCTAATCATATGTACCTACATAATCTACTTAACGCTcttaactgtctttttttttttttttttttaaataattgatgtTTTGGACTATTTCTactgtcttgatttttttaaataaataaataaatttatttatttatttatggctgcattgggtcttcgctgctgcacgcgggctttctctagctgtggcgagcggggtctactcgtcattgcggtgcgcgggattctcattgcagtggctgcccttgttgcagagcacgggctctagagcacaggctcagtagctgtggcgcatgggcttagttgctcctcggc includes the following:
- the CCNYL1 gene encoding cyclin-Y-like protein 1 isoform X2; this translates as MGNSLSCCVSPSASPKLGRRTGSAEPDYESEVYEAAAGDAVAVAPAPAAVEPAELDFGGGEGHHLQHISDREMPEDLALESNPSDHPRASTIFLSKSQTDVREKRKSNHLNHCDLSNILPHKEQSFVLKKQYEEDPAACRYIVGKRDADRSLDIFDERSHPLTREKVPEEYFKHDPEHKFIYRFVRTLFSAAQLTAECAIVTLVYLERLLTYAEIDICPTNWKRIVLGAILLASKVWDDQAVWNVDYCQILKDITVEDMNEMERHFLELLQFNINVPASVYAKYYFDLRSLADDNNLSFLFTPLSKERAQNLEAISRLCEDKYKDLCRAAMRRSFSADNFIGIQRSNAILS
- the CCNYL1 gene encoding cyclin-Y-like protein 1 isoform X4 gives rise to the protein MCDLSNILPHKEQSFVLKKQYEEDPAACRYIVGKRDADRSLDIFDERSHPLTREKVPEEYFKHDPEHKFIYRFVRTLFSAAQLTAECAIVTLVYLERLLTYAEIDICPTNWKRIVLGAILLASKVWDDQAVWNVDYCQILKDITVEDMNEMERHFLELLQFNINVPASVYAKYYFDLRSLADDNNLSFLFTPLSKERAQNLEAISRLCEDKYKDLCRAAMRRSFSADNFIGIQRSNAILS